From the Streptomyces sp. Sge12 genome, the window TTGCCCTTCGTGGCGCGCCCCACCATGGCCTTCACCTTCGTCCCGTCGGGCCGCACGGTGGCATCGGCCGCCGTGAAGCCCGCGTCGCCCTCGCCGCCCTGTTGGATGGTGATCCGGACCAGGGACCTGCCGCTGCCGTCGTCGAGGACGACGTAGCCGGAGCCGCCCTGGCCGCCCCTGGCGACGATGGGGGACTTGACCCCGAGCCCGGTGATCAGGTGTTCCAGGGCCGCCCCGGCGTTGCGGTCCCGCAGCGCGGTCGGCGACTGCTCCTGGGGGGCCTCCGGCTCGACCGTCGGCAGGTCGTTCAGTGCCGGGTGCCAGAGCGTCGAGATGACCAGGGTCTTCAGTTCCTCCGTGGCCAGCGGCGGATCCGTCCGCGAGACGGGGGCGTCCTTCTCCGCCGCGGCGTTCCACTCGGAGGCGCCGACCATGAACCCCTGCGGGGTGACGAGCGTGGCCGACCAGACCTTGGTGTCCACCCGGCGGTCGGGGTACTCGTACCCCTTGTGGAGCATCAGCCTTGACCCGTCCGCCAGTTGCTCGGTGCGACAGTCGTCGTAGCCCTGCACGCTCTTGTCCCCGCACTCCGTCTGGTCCCGGGCCAGGTTGCCGTTCGGGTCCACCCGCTGGAGGCGGACGGAGACGGCGGACCTGCCCTTCCCGTCGTCGTACACGCCGGACACCCAGGGGCCCAGCTCGTCGCTGGTGCCGCGCGCCTCGGCCCCGGTGAGTTCTCCGCCGGGCAGGAGCGACTTCAGGTTCGCGATCAGCTGCTCGGCGGTCACCGCGCCCGTACTGGTACGGGGCTGCTCCCCGTTCCGGCCCGGCCCGGTCGGCGGGGCCGCGACGTCGGCCCTGTGTGCGGCGTCCGTGCCGTCGAACAGGCCTCCGGTGTAGGCGCCGGCCGTGGCGATCACGGCCAGGGCCAGCGCGGAGCCACCGGCCACGGCGGCCCGGCGGCGCGCCACCATCCGTCGGCCGCGCTGCTCGCCCGCGTCCACGAGGGCGTGCCGGTCGGTCGTGAATCCCTCCCCCGTACGCCTCAGGGCTGCGCCGAGTTCGTCTTCAAAAGGCATCTGGAATCAAACCTTCCGCTTGCAGGGTGGGGTGGGCCGAGGGAGTGACCGGGGGGGGACCGAAGTGACCAGCGGGAACCGGAGTCGAGCGGGTCGCTCCGGTCTCAGAGGTCCGCGAAGGCGGAGAGGCTGCCGCCCAGTTGCTCGCGCAGCCGGGCGAGCGCCCGCGAGGTCCGCGTACGGACCGCCGCCGAGCTGGTGTTCATCGCGTCGGCGGTCTCTTCGACACTGCGGTCCTCCCAGTAGCGGAGCACCAGTACCGCCCGGTCCTTGGGCGCCAGCCGCCCCAGCGCCTCCAGTAGCGTCAGCCGCAGCGCCGGATCCTCGCCACCGGGCGCGGGCGCACCCGGGTCGGGCACCGTCCCGACCGGCCGCTCCCCCGCCGAGCGGCGGCGCTGGTGCGTGAGGAAGGCCCGCACCAGCACCGTCTGCGCGTACGCCGCCGGATTGTCGATACGGGAGATCCGCCCCCAGCGCAGGTACATCCGCCCCAGGGTCTCCTGCACCAGGTCCTCCGCGAGGTGGGTGTCCCCGCTCGCCAACAGGCACGCCGACCGGTACAGGTGCCCCGACCGGCCCGCCGCGAACTCACGGAACCCGCTCCCGCGACCGTGCCGCATCCACTCCCCCTCGCGTCCGTCTCACCCCACTGACGCGCCGGCAGTGCGGAAATGTTTCATCACCCTGCCGAGCATCTTCCGGGAGCGTTCCCGCGGAGCCCTGCCGGTCAGCCCAGGTCGTGGAAGTACACGTGGAACTCCTCGCGGACGAAGCCCTCCGCCTCGTACAGCCCCTGGGCGACGGTGTTGTCGTACGCGGTCTCCAACTGCACCCCGGACACCCCGGCCTCGCGGGCCCGGCGCAGCACCTCGAGCAGCAGCGCGCGGCCCGCCCCGGTGCGGCGGCCCGCCGGGGCCACGTACAGGTCGTTGAGGACCCAGGCGGTGCGCAGGGAGAGCGAGGAGAACCCGCGGTAGACCTGGGCGAAGCCGACCGTGCCCGCCCCCGGGACGTCGGCGAGCAGGACCAGGGACTCGTCCTTGGCGATCCGTTCCGCCAGGAAGGCCCGCGGGGCGTCCGGGTCCTCGATGTCCACCTCGTAGAAGTCGAGGTAGCCGCGGAACAGCACGGCCGCCGCATCGACGT encodes:
- a CDS encoding SigE family RNA polymerase sigma factor, whose translation is MRHGRGSGFREFAAGRSGHLYRSACLLASGDTHLAEDLVQETLGRMYLRWGRISRIDNPAAYAQTVLVRAFLTHQRRRSAGERPVGTVPDPGAPAPGGEDPALRLTLLEALGRLAPKDRAVLVLRYWEDRSVEETADAMNTSSAAVRTRTSRALARLREQLGGSLSAFADL
- a CDS encoding GNAT family N-acetyltransferase, with product MNDQAQAAAQQDVPSPAEDSTPAPASGPASASAPSSAPAVSVRAAGEADVDAAAVLFRGYLDFYEVDIEDPDAPRAFLAERIAKDESLVLLADVPGAGTVGFAQVYRGFSSLSLRTAWVLNDLYVAPAGRRTGAGRALLLEVLRRAREAGVSGVQLETAYDNTVAQGLYEAEGFVREEFHVYFHDLG